The following DNA comes from Candidatus Eisenbacteria bacterium.
GTTCCCGTTCACGCAGGCCACGTCGAAGATGAACGGAAGCATGTTGTGGTTCACCAGCGCGTTGATATGCGAAACCGAGAAGCCGGTGGTTCCCCAAGAGGTCGTCGACCCGTGGCCGCAGTAATTGATAATGCTCCGGCCGTTGTTCAGGGCGTTCGTCACCTGGGAGGCCGTGGCCGTCGGATCGTAGATGCGGTCCACTTCCGTGTAGGTGAAGGCCAGAAGATCGACCCGGATGTTGTCCATGTGCTGATTGTCGTACTCGCCGTCGTCCCCCGGCCCCTGGTTCGACGCGATCCCCGTCCCCTTGTGATACCAGGTGGCGCCGCCCATCGGATCGCGCTCGTAAGTGACCGTCCGCTGCACCTGCGTTTGGACGTGGGCGACCGTCGACGCCGAGAAGCGCCCGACCAGAATATCGGGGTAGTTGTCCCCGCCGGCGAGAAGCGAGTAGCTCGGGTCCGAAGCGCCTCCCGCGGCGGTCGGATACGCGACCTCCGCCGCGTCTCCCACCAGGAGAACGAACGCCAAGTTCGTCGTGTTGTACTTGTTCTGGATGTAGCTCTTGATCGACGTCGCGTTGTTGCCGATCGTTGAAACATTGACCATCGTGGTCTTGATTCCCATCTGGTTCTTCCATTGAACCAGCGGGAGCATCGCATTGTAGAACGCGTCATGCGTGATGACCAGCATCTCGCCGATCTCGCCCACCGGAACGTAACGCATCGGCTCGAAGTTCAAGAACTGACGCTCGTAGATCTGATAGAACTCATCGCTCATCTGATCGCGATGGTGCATCGTGAGCTCGTTCACGCCGCCCGGACCGACGCGGCGCACCTCCACGACGACATGCGTGTACACGCGGAGCACGCCGGAAGCCGCGTTGTACTGGAGAGGCTGGACGACAACGGTAAGCCCGCGGAAATCGCGAAGGATGTAAGGCTCCCGCCCCCACGCGACCTCGCTCGGATACCATTCGTTTCGGCCGTAGATCGCGCCGAACTCGTACGGAACCGACGCCGGATCCACGGTGCGGTCCAACACGCCTTTCGAGGGGACCGCTCGGATTCCGGGAACGTCCTCGAATCCCGCGGAAAGGACCGAGATCTCCATGTGTCCCTCATCCGGGATCACGACACTCCGACACACATGGGGAAGCTCCGGAAAGCCCTTCTCGAGGATGTTGCTCTCCCCGCCGAGAGAGATCACGTCGTACGCGACCCCTCCGATGTCCACGGCGGTTCGATCGAAGCCTCCGATCTCGTACTCGAGAACGATCCGCTCGTCGTTCGATTCGAGCACGCGAACCGCAAGCTCCTCCGTCCCCTCTCCGACGGCGATCCACTCCCCGAGACAGGGGGTCACCGCGAGAAGGAGACTTCCCACCAGTAGCGCCAGTCGTTTCATACCATCCTCCTGGGGTCTCCGGCGAGACCGCGGATACGGGTTACACTTGACTTTCGGTTCCTCGTTCAAGCGCCGGTCTTGAGTCTACCACGCCGATTAACCGCTTGTCAATATGATAGATACGAATGCCCTTCTCGTTCGTCTCCCGCCTATGGGCACGCGGCCGCCGCCGCCAAAGCCTGCGCGTACTTGATCGTGTCCTGGAAGTTCACCGCTCCGTCCGGGCTCCCGTTCAGGTTCCCGCAGTAGCCCGTCCCCGCGTTCAACAACTGCGCGTACAACATCGTGTCCTGGAAGTTCGTCTGCCCGTCCCCATTGAGGTCCGGGCTCCGTACCGTCCCCGACGCCGGGTTCGTAAGAGCGATCGCCTGCACCACCGCCGAAACCGTCACCTCCCCGCAACCGCCCGCATGCTCCACCTCGAACGTCACCTCGCCCGAAGCGTTCGTCGGCTCTGTCGAATACAGAATCAACTCGTCCGTCCCGCTCGCGCAGAACTTCATCGCTCGACCATTCAACGATGCCCCGTCGAGCGTCACCGCCACGTCCCCCGCCGGTATCCCCGCGACCGGGTTCCCGCTCCCGTCCCGCACAGTCACCGTGATCGCGAGCACCGAATCCCCAAGACCGTCCGGACGAAGCATCACGTCGTCGTTCACCGCGATCGTCGAAAGGTCGGGATCGATTCCGGACCCGACGTGAAGCACGACCGGAACGAGAACGACCGGCGTGCTCTCGTCGTCCGACCCCACGCGGATGTCGGCGGCGTAATCGCCCGTCGCCAGAGCGGTCGCATCGAACGTGACCGCGACCGTGTCCGTGTGGCCCGCGGGAATCGCGCCGCCCGGAGGATCGAACGAAAGCCAAGAAACTCCGGTCGCGAGAACCGACACGTCGTCGATGAACCACCCGGAGTACTGATTGTATAGCGCGTCCGTCGTGTCGAAGTGGAAGCGGATCTTCACGACCTGCCCGGCGTACGGGGTGAGGTTCAGAGAGACGAGCCGCCACCCGCCGCTCGATCCGGACGTTCCGCCGCGAAGAGACGTCCACGTGGCGCCGCCGTTCGTCGAGATCCCCACGTTGCAGAAGTCGTACCCGGTCTCCGTGCTGAAGGTCTCGTAGAACTCGAGCGTGAGGGGCGGGGTCGCGCCGGCGAGATCGATGCTCGGCGAGACGAGCGCGTTCGAGATTCGCCTCCCGGTATCGTAGTTCCCCTGCGCGTCGATTCCGCACCACCAAGAATGATTCGGCGAGTTGTAGTTGGCGGTCACTTGGTGCCAGAGGTTGTCGATGCTCCCATCCAAGAGCACGCTCGTCCAACCGTTCACGCCGCTTTCCATGTCGTCATAGAAGACCACGGCGGAAAGCTTGCCGGCCGCCCGCGTCTTCTGAAGGAAGGCGAGGGTCCTCGCGTTGTCGGGCGTTCCGCTCTCCGCGTTCGCGAGCCCCCGGAGGCCCGGATCCGCGCCGGCCGTCTTCGCGAGCGTCGTCTGCACGCCCGCGATCCCGTATGTGAGAACTCCCGTTCCCACGTTCATGATGAAGAGATCGCGCACCGCCGACGCGCCGGCGTTCACCGTCACCTCGAACGAAGCAGGCGAGACCTCGATCTCGGGGGTCGTGCCGATGAGGTCGGAACAGCTGAACCCGTGGTTCGCGGCGCCCGTGCAGATCGCCGCGTAGTGGGGCGTGCCGTTCATGAGGTTGCCGTCGTCATCGTCCGCGATCAGCATCGAAAGCACCTGGTCCGGCTGCGTGGTCGGAAGGGTGAGGGATCTCCCGTTGTGCCAGATGTCGCCGATCACCTCGAACGCCGCTTCCTCGCCGAGCGACGCTTGAAGCTCCTGCCAGGCGTCCCACACGACTCCCGCGATGATCTGCCCATCGTGGTGGCCGGAACCGGTGAGGTCGTCCGGGTAGATGAGCGTATTGTCCGAGTTCCGGATCCCCGACGTGCAATTGTTCAGATAGAAACCGAGCCCGATGATCGACTCGCCGGTCAGCAGGTTCGCGATGATGTCCGAGTTCCCCTCGTGCAGAGTGCTCGACGGCGAAGAGGTCGTGTTGTAGATCCGGTGCGTGATGCCGTGGCCGTACTCGTGGTAGATGACGTCGGCCATCTCGCCGGTGTTCCCGTAGCCGGAGCCGGCCGAGCAGAAGTTGATGTTCGCCCAGTCGTACCACGCGTTCCCGGGACAGTATCCGTCCGTCCTCGCGACCGTCACCACCATCTGGTAGTCGATGTCGGCAAGGCCGGGTCCCGGATCGACGGCGCGGATGTAATCGTGAACGCGATTCGTGTGATAGAAACAGGTTCTCTCGTCCGCGCGGCCGTCCGTGCTTCCCCAATGGATTTGCAGGAACTGCCCTTCGGACACGCTCCCCGACTTGTACACCTCGGCGCCCGAGTAGTTCTGCACGTTCGCCCACGGCCCGCGGAGGTACGCGTTCCAGGCGACCGAACCGCTGGCGCCGGAGATGGAGAAATCGCCATCCGCGCCGCTCGTCGCCGTGCCGAGGCCGGTGAAGTTGATGAAGTGATCCGCATACTCGCGTTCCACGAGCGGGTTGCCGCAGTAGTGCGGGTCGTAGATGTCTCCGTCCGTGTTCCCGTGGATGTCGAAGAAGCGGATGAGGTTCTCGCGCCGGAGGATCTCGCCCGACGAGGCGTCGACGAGCGTCTCCCAAAGGCCGAACGGGCTCTCCATCCGCTGCCGAACCGCGTAGACGAGCCGGTACGAAAGGCCGCCGTCCCTTTCGATCGGAAGGATCTCGAGATCGATCCCTTCTTCGATGTCGGTTCCGAAGCGGAAACCGAGCGCGAGACCCGCGATCGCCGCAGCCTCCTCACGCGCGAGCAACGGGGCCGTCGAGAGGTCGATCCCCGGATGGAGGTCGGAGCCCGCGTTGAAGATCCTCCCCGTCTCGGTCATCACCACATGAGCGCGCCCGCCGCGAACCGGGATCCCGTCGTGCACTTCATCGAAGACCGCCGACCACTTCCCCGACGCCCGAGTTGTCGTTCGAAGGCGAAAGTTCTCGTCCGAAGCGCCGAAAAGTCCGGGGTTCGCGAGGAGGAATCGCCGGCCGGCTCTCTCCGCGTCTTCCGGAGACGAGATCGCGCCCGCCGTCTCCGCTCCGCTTCCGAAGAGCTGATGGGCGAAGCCGGTCGTCTCATTCCACTGGACGCGCCACGCGCCGCCGTAGCGCCGGAGGAAATCCTCGGCGAAAGCTCTCCCCGCCGCCAGACTCTCGGTTGTCCAGACCCGAGGCGCCTTCTCGCCGGGAAGGTAAACCTCATAGGCTTCAAGCTCCTCGACCGGCGCGAAAGCGAACGACGCGCCCGGCGAGAGAATGAGAATCGCGAGCGGGATGAGAAGCAGCGAGCGCACGCTCATGTCGGATCGACCTCCAATGGAGACATGAAGAGTATTCGGACCATCCGGGAAACGGTCTCTCGATCGTGCGAGCACGAAGATCGCGAACGGACGGACAAACGCGAACGCACCCTCCCCTCGTCCGGCCGGGTTGGGGAGGGAGCCGACCGGAAGCCGGATCACGCGTGAACGGAGGGAGACTTATCGAACACCTGGAGTAATGATAACAGAAAGCCCTCCAAGGAGAAAGCACCATTTCGGGGGGACGCCTCACCGGGATGCGTTCCGCGCAAAACGCCTCCCGGGAGAACCTCGCAACACATTATAATACAAAGGATTACGAGATCCGTTCGGGGCCTTTTCGGCGCACCCCCGCCTTCCTCTCCCGGCCCCCCCCGGGGACGCTCAGTACGACGCGAGGAGCTCCCAAGTCTTCGTGTCCCAAATCTGGGCTCCCGCAAGGGGCCAAACGATCGCGAGGTAGCGCCCGGTCGGGTCGAAGGCGGCCGCCCGCGGAACCTCGGGCTCCTCCCTCTTTCGAGCGAGACGGACGGATCGGAAGCGCTTCGCCACGTCCCCCGTTCGCGCGTCGCGCACCTCGATGCGCGCGCGCGGCTCGGGAGACGATCCTTCGATCGCCCGAAGAAGAAGAAGGACGAGGTTCCCGTCCGGTGCAAGGAGCCCTCCGAAGGGCTCTTCGTCGGGGAGGAGGCCGGCGAGGATGCGGGCGGGACCTCCCAAGCGCGCGAGCGCGAGACGCCCTTCGGCGACGAGCAAGAGGCCGGGCTCTTGCTCATCGGTCCACGCGAGCGGTTCTCCTTCCCACGGAAACGGCTCAAACTCCAGATCGCCGTTCAGGCGCACGATGCGGTCGCGAAGGAGAATCATCACGCAGCGTTGCTCGCGGTGCATGTCGAGAGGCTCCCAAGGAGGACTCCAATGGAGGGAATCGACCGGGGTTCCCTCGGGAAGCCTGCGCCTCTCGAAAAAGCCGGGCCCGCCCAGGTAGAGATCGGAGCCGTCCGCGTCGAGAAGCGTGACGCGCCCGCGGAGCCCGACGAGCGAGACGATCGGGCTCGCCGATCCCCTTCGATAGATGTCGAGACGCGGCTCGCCGGTCGGAAGCGAGACCGCAAGGAGATCCTTCCCCCAATCGACCGCAAGCGCGAGCGGCTCGGGCAGGCTGTCCGTCCACAGAATCGCCTCTCCCTCGACGAAGGGAAGCTCGGAGACCTTCCCTCGGTTATAGGCGATCAGCCTCTCCCCATCCGGAGACCATGCGATCGGGCCGAAGCGCACAGCCGCCTCGGGGCTTTGCGCAGCGAAGAGCCCGAGAAGAAGAGGAAGAAGGGTCCGAGGGAGCATGGCGCTTCCTCGCAGGATCCACCGGGTTCCAGAGGGCGGACTCCCGAATGTTGGGCCGGCGCCGACCCGAAAGGGCCGGCGCCCGCGCGGCATCCTCCCCACGCCGTCAGGGGAGGAGCGTGATCGTGTACGTGCGCGTCGCCTCGTTGAGGCGGAACTCGTACGTCCCCGGGTTCAGCTTGATCTTCCCGAGCGCCGGCTCGCCGCTGGTTCCCTGACAGACGCTCCCCGCCAGCGGCGTGGAGCAGGTGTTGTCCTCGGGGCCGCAGTTCATGTAGTCGTTCGCGCCCCAATCGTTGCCGGTTCGGAACTTCATGAAGTGACAGTTGTCCGGCGGACGCGCGGCGACGACGAGCGTGTCGACCCAGAGACACGGCTGGATCTGCCTCATGCTGGGGGCGCTCGTGTTCCACCCGTTGAAGTCCCCGACCACGCGGATGACCGTGAACTCCGACTGGCAGGTGACCTCGGTCAGCGTGACCGTGCCGAGGTTGGCGGTCGCCCCGTCGGCGACGCTCACGCCGGCGATCGTCGTGTCCAGGAAGCTCGCCCCCCTGAAGGCGACGTCGTAGACGCCGCCGTCCAGGTCGTCCACCGTGAAGGTCCCGAGATCGGCGTCGACTCGGGCGGTCGCGGCGAGGAAGCCGTCGCTGCTCCTGGTCACCCGGACATCGATCACGGGGAACGGCGGCTGCCGGCCCGTGTCGAATGCAACGCTCCCCACGATCCGGGCGCCGAACTCCTCGATCGAGACGACCCGATACTGGAGCGAGTCCTCGTCGAGCGTCACCTGGAAGCGGCCGGCGTTCGATACACCGAACAGCAAGTTCGGCCCGTTCGCCAAGAGGCAGATCGGCCGGTACGTGACGAGGTCTTCCGTGATCAGCGTGTCGCAGCGCACGTAGTCAGGCGGGTTGTCGTACGCTCGATCGGTCACGAACTTGAACTGCACCACCCCGAACTCCCCTTGCGACGCAAAGGATGCCGGGAACACGTCGATCGTGTCGATCCAGAGACAGCTTCCGATCTTCTGCATCCCCGGGTCGGACGTGAAGAGCCGTTCGTCCCACGCGTTGAACTCACCGAGCATGTGAATCGTCGAGGCGACGCTGACGCACCCCGGACGCATCGCGATCGTCCCGACCTCCGTCGTCTCGGCAGCCGCGACAGAGACGTTCGCGAGCGTCGTATCGACATATCTGCGCGCGCGGATCCCGATCTCGACGCTCCCCGCCGGCACGCCGTCCAGAAGGAAGCTGCCGTCGACAGGGCTCGATGTCGTTTCCGCGAGCCGCAGAAGGCTCGACGGATCCGTGTAGAAGATCGTCGCGACCGGAAGGACGCTCGGATCGTCTTCGAACACGACCGTGCCGGAGACCGCGCCGGCGCGCGCGAGCGTGATCGTTCCGAGGTCGATCTCTTCATCCGCGAGGAACTCGATGGACGAGAGGATCGTGTCGACATAGCCCGCCGCGTGGAAGCGAAGATCGTACACGTCCTCGTTGAGTCCGGTGATCGAGAAGAGGGTCGTCCCGGCCGGGATTATCGTCGTGTCGACGGCGGTTCCCGTCGCGTGGCGCGAGACGATGATCCGCACCTCCGGCGTTTCCGCGGGGCCGTCGCTGAAGGCTACGCGCCCCTTGAGCGCGCCGGTCAGGAGAACGCTCACCGTGCCGAGATCGACGCCGGCGTCCCCCGAGACGCGGACGCCCCGGATGGTGCGCACGGGGAAGGTCTCTGGATCGCCGGGAACCGAGAGGATGATCGTGTAGCTGCCGCGCTCGAGATTCGTGATCGTGAAGCGCGTGCTATCGATCCCGGTCGTGTCCCAGAGAGCCTCGTCCTTCCCGAGAACCCAGAAATACCCCGGATCCGTGGATGCGTTGAGGAGGAACTCATAGGTGCCGGCCACAGGGATCGACACACGGAGGTTGTCGCCGTTCGTGTTCGTCGTGGTCCCGCGCCGCGCGGTCTCATCGACGCCGCTCCCCCCCATCGCGTAGCTTCCGTCCCACGAACCGTTCGTCACGAACTTCCACTCGAACTGGTCGTCCGCGGCGAGCGGTTCCTCGCCGATCCAAAGACAGGGGAACAGCTCCTTCATCCCTTCGGTCGTTTCCCAGATTCCGGTGTCCCAGGCGACATGCTCTCCGGTCACGTGGATCGAAGTCGGCCCGCCCGTGCATGCGGGGTTGTAGCCCGGGATCGCATAGACCACGGTGAGCGGGTAGGGCGGCCCCGTCCCCCAATCGAGCGTTCCCGTGATGATCCCCTCCGCGAGGGTGCTTCCCCCGGAAGGGTCGAGGAGCGTGTCGTCCGGATTGCCGGCGCAGCGCGCGAGGATCATCATGGCCGCCGCCGCCGCCAAGAGCGCTCCTCCGAGAATCGTCGTTCGTTTCTTCATCATCCTCGTTGCCCCCCTCACTCAATCGACAACGAGAAGGGAGTTGTAGCCCCCGTATCCGTCGTCCACGCGCTGGGGATTGTTCGGATCTTCCTTCCACGTCTTCTCGTCGACCACGAACTTGTACTGATAACGGCCGGGCGGAAGGTCGACAATGATCCGCCAGACCCCGTCTCCGTCCTCGTCGCTCATCAGGCCGATCAGGTAGCTACCCGTCTGCGCCTGCCCGCGCAGCCAGTCGTTTTTCGGCCAGTTGCCGGCGAGCTGGACCCGCTGCGCCGAAGGCGCCTCGAACTGGAAGAGAACGCCGCCTTCCGCGGGGTAAGGGGGCGGCAAGCGCCGCTTCACGAAGTTCAGATTGACGCACCCGGCGGCGAAGAGGAGAACCGCAAGCAAGGCGATCCCGGCCGTCGAAGCGTGAAGTTCTCTTCTCATCCCCGCACTCCTAGAAGCGCACGATCGCTTCGATCTGGATCCGGCGCTCATCCTCGAGGGCTTCCTCCGCGGCGGGAATCGACGAAGCGAGGGAACGGAAGTTCCGCCGCGCCGCGTCGCCGTTCGCGCCCCGCGCGAAGAGGAAGAGATCGCGTCCGATGGCGTCGAACTCGTTCGTCGTCTCATCGA
Coding sequences within:
- a CDS encoding glycogen-binding domain-containing protein, coding for MRRELHASTAGIALLAVLLFAAGCVNLNFVKRRLPPPYPAEGGVLFQFEAPSAQRVQLAGNWPKNDWLRGQAQTGSYLIGLMSDEDGDGVWRIIVDLPPGRYQYKFVVDEKTWKEDPNNPQRVDDGYGGYNSLLVVD
- a CDS encoding choice-of-anchor J domain-containing protein, which gives rise to MSVRSLLLIPLAILILSPGASFAFAPVEELEAYEVYLPGEKAPRVWTTESLAAGRAFAEDFLRRYGGAWRVQWNETTGFAHQLFGSGAETAGAISSPEDAERAGRRFLLANPGLFGASDENFRLRTTTRASGKWSAVFDEVHDGIPVRGGRAHVVMTETGRIFNAGSDLHPGIDLSTAPLLAREEAAAIAGLALGFRFGTDIEEGIDLEILPIERDGGLSYRLVYAVRQRMESPFGLWETLVDASSGEILRRENLIRFFDIHGNTDGDIYDPHYCGNPLVEREYADHFINFTGLGTATSGADGDFSISGASGSVAWNAYLRGPWANVQNYSGAEVYKSGSVSEGQFLQIHWGSTDGRADERTCFYHTNRVHDYIRAVDPGPGLADIDYQMVVTVARTDGYCPGNAWYDWANINFCSAGSGYGNTGEMADVIYHEYGHGITHRIYNTTSSPSSTLHEGNSDIIANLLTGESIIGLGFYLNNCTSGIRNSDNTLIYPDDLTGSGHHDGQIIAGVVWDAWQELQASLGEEAAFEVIGDIWHNGRSLTLPTTQPDQVLSMLIADDDDGNLMNGTPHYAAICTGAANHGFSCSDLIGTTPEIEVSPASFEVTVNAGASAVRDLFIMNVGTGVLTYGIAGVQTTLAKTAGADPGLRGLANAESGTPDNARTLAFLQKTRAAGKLSAVVFYDDMESGVNGWTSVLLDGSIDNLWHQVTANYNSPNHSWWCGIDAQGNYDTGRRISNALVSPSIDLAGATPPLTLEFYETFSTETGYDFCNVGISTNGGATWTSLRGGTSGSSGGWRLVSLNLTPYAGQVVKIRFHFDTTDALYNQYSGWFIDDVSVLATGVSWLSFDPPGGAIPAGHTDTVAVTFDATALATGDYAADIRVGSDDESTPVVLVPVVLHVGSGIDPDLSTIAVNDDVMLRPDGLGDSVLAITVTVRDGSGNPVAGIPAGDVAVTLDGASLNGRAMKFCASGTDELILYSTEPTNASGEVTFEVEHAGGCGEVTVSAVVQAIALTNPASGTVRSPDLNGDGQTNFQDTMLYAQLLNAGTGYCGNLNGSPDGAVNFQDTIKYAQALAAAAACP